In the Epinephelus fuscoguttatus linkage group LG10, E.fuscoguttatus.final_Chr_v1 genome, CGAAGCAGCTTGAGAGAGATATGGCCTTGCTGAGAGACCACAGTCTGCTACTGGTGAGGCCTCAGGCATTGTTACTACAGTATGCTTTTGTAACCTCCTCCCTCTTACTACAGCATCACACCCAGAGTTTCAAACctgtcctgctgctctgcatttgCGTAATGGTGGTTGAAGTTTCAGTTCAGCTGTAACTGTCACAGGGGGTACTACACAGCCTTGCCCTTCAGGCGGATATGAAATTACATTTCACTTGACTCAAGCATTCTCTAAGCGAACAAATAACagcaagtgtgtttttgttgttttccagcTGAAGTCTCGATGTGAGGAGCTGAAGCTTGATTGGGGCTCTTTGTGTCTGGAGAGTTTGCTGAAGGAGAAGCAGGCACTGCGCAGACAGATCTCTGAGAAACAGAGACACTGCTTGGAACTGCAGGTACGCTGCCCGCCTCTTCAATTTGGTGGATTAATTACCAAATGCTTGTATCTCTCTCTTCCATCTCTTGTACACTCCTCCATACTTGCTGTGTTTTCTGGCCTCTTCTTCCATCCTTCCGCCCTCTTAAGTCCGTCCCACTGTTTTTTCAAAGGATATATCTTTGTCACCTACACTGAATAAAATGTAGCTTTCAGGAAGAGTTGATGAATTGCTGTCACAAACATTTTCCTAGACATTTCAGTATTGTTGTAGAGTGCCTGTTTTCTGGTGTAATGGCTCCCCCTGGTGTCTGTTTGTAGATCAGCATTGTGGAGCTGGAGAAAAGGCAAAAGCAGCAGGAGCTGTTCCACCTGAAATACAGCCCCTGCGACGGCTCCCCATACAGAAAGAGCCTGGAATCACGCTCTTCCAATGACATGGACTCCTCTAAGCTCGGGCTGTCCTCGGCCCCAGCCCTCAATGGTGTCAGCCCAGAGCTGTCCATGAATGGCACCAGCTCACCGTGTTTAGACCGGGCCAACTCCAAGGGGGAGCTCCTTTCTCGCTACCTGCCCATCTCTCCAGACCACGAGATTGTGCCCACCATCCCTGATGCCAGGCAGAGGCAGCAAGGTTCCTCCCACGCTCTTCCTGATTACACACGCTTCTCCCCTGCCAAGATTGCCTTGCGGAGGCACCTTAACCAGGACCCCACTGCTTCTGCTCACTTGAGAGGCCCAgggctgaacacacacaggttgGTTGGCACTAAAACTTCCCCAGTGCTCAAAAATCAGCTGTTTTATTTCCAAGGTCCTGAAGTTGCTCCTTAAGGCTACAGATAGCTTACTAGTTGAAGCTACATTTgcctgtttctgtttgttttttcagggaTTTGGGTGGCATTAACTCTCCGCTTGGAGCCAAACTGAACTGCCCCTCTCCCAATGCATCTGATGCCCAGAATAAAGGCTTCGAGAGGGTAAATGTTTATCTCTCTTTGCAGTCTGTGCACTTGCACTGCTGATCTGTCAGGACATTTTCTGCCTTCCTTGCAGCTCTCTCTCActgttattttctctttgttgtctcATATAGGGTGGTAAGGAGAGGAGCCCATCTGTTCAGGGTGACAACAGCATTACGAGCCTTCCAATAAGTATCCCTCTCAGCACTGTACACCCAAGTAAACTACCAGTCAGCATCCCACTGGCCAGCGTGGTGCTGCCTAGTCGTGCTGAGAGACTGGTGAGTGTGTTCAGTGCATTGTATGTAATATAGGTACTGTCATAAGGTGCTACTACTGAGGGCAGATGTGATAAATGAAGTGTGCACTAGTGAAGAATTAGATTGATTTGCACACACTTGGATGTTAAGGTTAGAGTTATGGTCCTTGAAAAGTTTGGCGATCTTTGTAAATATtgggccttaaaagtcattaaatagtcttaaatttgctCTTCTGTGTGAAAGTCAATTTTTCTGATGTTTCAAATCTTTAAACTTACCACTGAAACTCATGCTGcctttttactttatacttgatcttacctgttggcaaaatgtagattaacagAGCTCCGTCTCATAATCATATTCCTATATGAGACCCACCTCTGCACAGGACCAAATATGTACTTCGCCTTACagcaggcatgtccaaagtctggccagAGGGTCAGTTGTGGCCCACAGCTTGCCGCTCAAAATATACTAGACCATTTGTGGCCCGCCACTCGATACTGGTTAGTCAAGCAAGTTAACTTTGCACTTTTTCCATTCACCCCACAAGGGCAGTGCTGTCATACAGTGTCAagacatgcaccaagtaggAGCTAGGGGTGTAACGACCCATCGAACTGGGGTTGATATATTGATTAAATGATCAACGATCTAATGTAATGGATGCAAATTGAAAACATTGATCcttatcatcatctttaggatagacttttattttgaaagtctatgTCACTGACCAACAGCAGcaggcaagcagccaagagaaagacgatgaggataaCATCATGGTCGGGCATTTCATCCTGCTAACATCTCACTgcagtaacattagctgttCTGTTTAAACAATGTTCGGCTGAAAAAACGTGCATACAGGCGAGTTGTttgggagatgcagtgacttaaaccaacggTGTCGGGAACGTGGCAGTCTTTGTAATATTGCCACATAtcgtatcattgtccaaagaattgATATAATGTTGTATCATGATTAAACTGGAGATTTACACCCCTAGAAGGAACTACCTAGAAAGAACTTTTTTCATAAACAGACaataaacaagaaaagaaatggTTACCTAGCAGCAGACATTTTTCGCAAAGTACTAGACAGTAAAGAAGTGCAAAGTTGACAGCGAGGGCCGCAGCTTTCAGAGGCTGTGGAAAGTTCAATACTTACTTacgtgactttaaaaaaaaaagacatatgaTGCAAGACCAGCTGAcccacagatgtttttttttttttctattatctaatctggccccagttcaaaaaagtttggataCCCTGGCCTCACAGTGTACTTACCTGGAATTCAGGTGAATAAGAAAATATGATTTGTCCAAAAgtcagtcttaaatttggttaaaaagtatcttgaaaaggtcttaaaaagcagtGAGTTTAAGATTCTGATACATGTAGACACTCTGTGTTGATCAAATTCAAGTTGTTTTACCTTAACAGTCCGAGATATAATTCTTTTGAGATGTTTTGATACTGTGTATTtagattttaaattgtattgCCTGCATTCATAATTTCAGAGAAGTACTCCGAGTCCTGTGTCTCAGGCAGGTCAGACAAATGGTAAGGATTATTCATCAACCATTAAATTATATTCATCAATATTACCGTAGAATGATCAGTTGCTTATTGTGACTGTTTCGTGTTTTATGTTCTATATTTGCGTCTTCTTCCTGTACATCCTTAACCATTAACTGTTTGGTCTCTGTTCAGGATATTCATCCAGCTCAGGGCTGATGAATGGCGGTCCCCATCCTGAGGACCACAATGGTGCTTCTTCATCACCTCCTCCACACCCCAACACTCCTCTGACAGGACCAATGGGCAGAGGAGGTCCCATCCAGAGCCCACCGCTCAGCACTGGCGGGGTGCTCCAGTATGCAGACGGACCCCCGAGGATTCTTCCGGAAGAGGGACAGGATCGCCAAGGAGGTGAATCTGACACGGAGCCCCAGGACAGTGAACTGCGTAGGAGaatcttcttctcttcttcctcctcttcatcctcgtCTTCCTCTTCGTCAGGCAGTGGAGGCAGCACGGCCGGAGGATCACGCCTCCACCATCACACTGGCAACAAGCAGGGATACCACAGTAACCATggaaaccaccaccaccagtctCCCGGCACACAGCACACTCAGACGCCCACGCATATTTCGTCATCGCACTCCTCTCATGGCCTCGGCTCTCAAGAGGGACGTAAGCGGGGGAGAAGGAAACGCAGCTCTACGGTGGCTGTCAATGCCAGCGGATCCCCAAAGAGGAGGTCGTTCCCCGGGCTCAGCTCCAACAACCACTCCTCAGGATCGCCACTCAACATCAACTCCATGGTGAGTCACCTGAACCCGATGTGATATTATATTTGGAAAGTTACATGTTGTTATATATTTTGGTTTAAATTGATAATTGAGAGTTTTTTGCATTAAGTTATCACCACAAAGTCATTGTTGAATGCACAGTGTAATGGCTACAGAATAATGACACTACACATTTCTAAGTGTCATATGCATGTTGTTTGTCCCGACAGGTGAACAACATCAACCAGCCACTGGAGATCTCTGCCATCTCCTCCCCAGAACAATCAAGCCGCAGCCCCAGCGGGCCTGACCTGGACCAGCCTCCCATCTTAAAGAGAGAGCGCCCCCTGGAGCTCAATGGCACAGGTCGTTACTCCTCGGCCCCCAGCTCTGATGACGAGGACTCAGGATACCCTGCCGACAGCTCCAGCTCGCGGTAATACAGTGGTTGTAATATGAAGATAAGATAAACAACAGTGTACCCGCTAAGCTGCCCTTTTTGCAAAACAACTGGTCTCCTCTACAGCTGCAggatgtttttccttttttctaatgttttttaGGTTTTTTCTTTGTAACCAAGTGACCAGTGACAATTTTTCCTTACCTTACTACTCGAATTTAATCTGAAGTTAGTGATAAAAGAATTGATTGCTTCAGATCTGTTGCAGTTTTTATAGGATTCAAACTAATTTTGTTGCTGCTTGTGGCTGTTTGTTCTgaatttttattgttatttgtcTCTAGAATTGAAAGAAAAATTGCCACTATATCCTTGGAGAGCAGAGATGGACCTGGCAGACTCGGGGATGGTGAAAGaggtaagaaaagaaaatgtcacacaatataaaacattaatCCTGCATGTCTGGCTCATAATGCCAACCTGTCTGTCATCTTTTCTCCACTAGTCAGGAAGTCTGGTAGCAGCAGTGGTAACAGCACAGGCAGCGAGGCCTCCTCTTCGTCCTCTTTGTCCTCCACCAGCAAGTGGAAATCCACCTTTTCTCCCATCTCTGACCCCAAGCAGCCCAACTCTGACCTAAGACAGGGAGGCTCTCCGTTCGGCATGGGTGGGTCGAGCCGGGGCACGGACTCAGATTCTGACCACAAGCAACAGCATCAGCAGGTGAGGAAAGGAAGTGACGGAGAGTCGTCCAGCTACATGAACCCCAACCCCTTCCTCAGTCAGGAGGCAGGGCCCCGGGGTGGAGGtggcagtggtggtggtggtaccCAGGGCGGCAGCGGCTCAGACCAACGCCAGGCCCTCCAGAAACAAAAGGCCCCTCGGGACTGGGAGCTGAAGACGAGCAGTAGCCTGGCCAGTCAGAACCTCTTCATATCTGCTGCAGCCAACAGCGGAGCGGGTATTCTGAGTGGGAAGGTGGGGGGCAGTCCTGTAGCAGTTTCCTCGACCACAGGATCCTCTGTGGGACAGTACCTGGGGTCTCAGTTCCCGCTCGGAGGGACCTCAGTCTTACAATCGTTGTTCGGGGCCCAGACAGGCGGATCCACGGTGAGTGGGACTCCGAGGCTTGTCAACGGACACTCTGCCCTGGGAAGCTTCTCCAGTGCTGGGCTGGCAGGGGGAGCGGCTGGAGGTGAGCATCATATAGACAAACTGATCATGTAACGTTTTGCCTGAAGATGGGTTAACAGTGAAGAACTAGGTCGTAGTCTTAGCCGATAAAAAGTAGTGTGAATCTGAGGTAATGAGCCAGGTAAGTGGAGGTCCAATGCTGCTGTCTTTCCGTCCGCCTCACTGACagtttgactgactgactgactctcTGTGCTGCCTCGCTTTGACATGGACTGGCTGCTTGATGCTGCAGTGGGAAACACCCGTggaaaatgctgcattttaacACAAAAATAGGAAAATCTGAGCCAATAATTTGTCCTGAAGCCATGAATGCTTTACACAGCTATTACACGACGATACTGTCATTTTCTGTGGGTGTATCTGTTGGATTGTATGTCAGAGTCATTTCACCCGTGAGCTGAAACCAACACAGAAATCTATTTTGCTATAATAAGAACCGTTTTAGTGCGAGCGCTTAATTGGCCGACTCATTTGCTGTAGTTACAGTCACAGTGAACTGactctgtttgctttctttgTGCTTGTCTAAGACTTGCTTGGCGCTATGCACAACCTGGCTCAGTCCTTGCTTCTCTCTTTGTCCCCCTCCCTCTTGCTCTCTGTGCCACTTTtgtctgctctctcctccctcctctgtcttcCACTCTTCTCGCCCTCCCTCCATTTCTGCTGTATGATTTGCAGGTATATTTCACCACGTGGTTCCCACAGTGTCCTCCCATCAGTTTGGGGTGACGCTGCCCACCTCTGGAGGCCTCAGCTCTCTGCtcagtctctcctcctcttcctctaccTCCTCCCAAACCCAGCAGCACACCACCCCCCAACCAGCCTCCACGCGCCTGGCCTCTGCGTCCTCACCTCTCCCCCACTCCCTGTCCCAGGCCCAGCACAGCCGCACCCAGTCAGTCCTGCATAGCCCCTCTCCTCCCACGCTCACCTtgccccctcctccacccctgcACAGCACTTCCTCCTCCACACCCACGCACTCTGATGCCCCGCCATCATCTCGATCAGACTCCCTCCATTCCTCCCGTCTGTCCCACTCCTCTCTCCACCACCAGAGAGCACAGTCatccctctccatctcctcctccacctctgcctcCACTGCTTCTGTCTCGGCTGCTGCCGCCGCTACTgcttccctctcctcttcctctctgtcaacCTCCTCCTCGTCTCGTCCATTCGCAGTGCACTACTCCCCCCGGCTGCCCCCTCCAACACAGGTCAGCAGCTCAGGTGGTGGCGGGAGCATGTGGAGGACTCAGGGCATGCATGGTACCTACACTACCTCCCAGCTCCCTGGCTCCCGACCTAGATAGGGTTTGGGGGGTGAGGGGAAGGGGGAAGGATGGAGAGGGGAAGGGCGAAGGGCAATCAGAAGgtggaaagagggagagaatgagagaaagagactgGTAGGGAGTGAGAGACACAGGATACCTGTTTTTCATTTGCTCCCACAAGCTTTTATTCTGATTGAACAAGGTAAGTCAGTTCTTTTAGCTAGTTTTAGATTCAAAGTATAAAAACTGTGCTGGGTGATGAATGGATTTTTAAAGTGACCGGATCATGTTGTGGATTATTGGTTGATTGCAGTTAGGGATGCACCGGTTTATCTGCCAAAACCTTGGTATCAGCTGATATTCACCTATCAGCAAATAATATGACATCACCGATGGCAGTGgcctttgtttttctgttgtgtcacttACAATTTGCGCAGGCTGAAAAACAGGTCTTATGACTAATGGCATCCTGTTGTCCCATGAACcatagaaaacatgtttgggatGAACAGAAATCTTCCCCACGACGCCTTCAGAACAAAAGGATGCAGTCAACTGACTATCGAGAGGACACACCGCTATTGTTTCCCTGATGATGCTACACTGTGAACAATGAATCCATGTTGAAATCGGCAGGAGAAGAGCtagttaaccctttaaaacctgagcaaattggcctgatttctttcaaaaacataggaagaaggcaatgagcaacaacAGAGGAAATTACCCCAAACGactgcaagaaattagtaaaaagaaaaaattaaaaacaagaagataagttttaaaaaagaaaacggacaaacaaggaaatgactggaaaaaaatgcttaaatgtaataattttaaataaataatcatgatGATAAATCTGtaccataattttaaatatgtaatactaaaaattataaatatagtttttccctagttttttctttttttccagagTTCAAAGGTTTACATACTTGGGAAAGGCATCCGaaagcagaaaagaaaagtgatgtGTTGCTCCAGGTTAATGAGTTAATGTaagctgttagcagccagtggccagaactaacagctaacagagaTAGCATTGAGTTACATAATAGTGTGCTCAAGCTCTCTTCAGTAAAAAATAGTGTTTTGTGAAtgctgtgttcaaatgtaatcttgtaaaatgtagatTTTGGCAAGAAAGTTacataaatacagctgtttgaaggagaaatttctgACAGCAATATAAAGAGAGGGAATTTTAGGCTTTTGAagaattttttgtttgtttgtttttaaagatatttttttgggcatttttagcctttgatggacaggacagacaagggTGGgtaaaagggagagagagagaaggagtgacatgcagcaaagggccacaggctggagtcgaacccaggctgctgcggcaacagcctcatacatggggcgcctgctctaccactaagccaccgacaccccgaaGAAGTTTTTTAACGATTTCTCTAAAGTTTATATTCAAGGTTGTTTGATAAATTTGTGTGGATGAATTTGTGCCAGTGCTGCCGCTACAGCATGTGCATTACACACTGTGCGTAGGGcaccaaaacagcccaacatgaTGATCATCAATCATAATCATAAGTATAATATTAACTGTCCAAGTTAAGGCACTTTCAGATATAAGGCGGTTTGAGCTGCGCTCGCCACAGGTTCAGCACACACAGAGTGGTGCGCTCATGCTTTTAGATTAGTAATACTGTTATTAATGCAGTCAGTTGCCTCACATACCTGCCTTCAACAGTGTAATAGGAATGGAAATGGTCTTGCTGTCATCAGCATCAGTGCAGAACTCTCACAGAAGCTGTCATATGATGACCTCATTATCGACCTAGCAGCCAGGTCATGCAGACATGTGTGCCTCTGTAGAGCCTCCTGTACCTGCTAAGAAATGCCTGTTCTATTGTTCCTCAGTAGTTGAACATTAATACAGAGCTTGTAAAGTTTAGTGACTTTTCTTCTGTCATGTTCTGTTTTCTTactggttatttatatttattgtaacAATAATAGTAACATTGATGATGAAAATATTCTTCAGTTTATTTAATCAAAATAGATTGtacatgtgtgtacatgtgtgcatttgtgtgctTGTTTGCTTGTTCTATAGTTAGCTCTGTCTCTACCAAAACAAAGGTGTCTGCCActggccaaattgttatttttaacattattgGCCCAGAGTTTCACCATCGGTGCATCCTTAATTGCTGCTTAGACTCTGTTGTCCACAGAAACACTCATtatctctttctgtcttctctGATGTTTCAGGTAATTGTTGAAAACTAcctcaaaattaaataaactatgCAAATGTCCAGGTGTGGACCAAGGCACTCTCCTCACTCACTGGTGCTTCGTAACGTCTGCACTACCCAACCGCCTCCAAGACCGGCTTCTGTACTGGGATCTctgagactcacacacacacagacacacagacacacacacacacacacacacacactaaccaccACTATGGTCACCTTGAGCAGAATTCATAGGTACTGGTCATGTTTCTGTGTAGAGTGTGAAAATGTACTGGCTGCTGCTCAGCATTGAATGAACTTAATTATCAAGATGTCTGGTTTAAATTAAAGGTGCTCAGTAGTTTGACcgtgtgtctctttgtcttaGTCACTATTATAGCAACTAGCAAAATAATCTGAATGATTTAATGTAACTTGTAAGAACAGATTGAAGCACATAGTCCACCTTTTTCTGAATCTCATCACGTGTCAGGCTCCCTCCAAAGTTTCACCTCATACGAGTGCATGTGTCTACACActcgaaacacacacacacagaccagttCATTGAACTCTGCTCGGATGTCATGCAGTTTCGCCTCTCTGCATGTATGCTCTCTTATCTCTGCTCTCTTCCTTCTCTTAAATTCAATATTTGTTGCGACATATTAGAGTATGAGTCAAGATGAGGAACTTAGTATTTTGGTCTAACTTCACACTGGATATTAAGATACAGTTACTCATGTAGCAGAAGATGTGCTATTCCTGGCCGGCTTGTTGACGCCCTTCAAATTGTTCATGTTGGTGATTTAcaatattttcatgtttaaCTAAATGAAACATGCCTTACTtcttgttaaagggatagtttggattttttaagtggggttgagTGAGCTACTTACCCATAGTCGGTGTATTATCTACAGTAGATGTTGGTTGGCACGCCcttagtttggagaagcagacaggagcacTGCCACAGAAACTAAGCAATGTACTTCTGTGGAtggtggcagcagcaaaacttttcaagctacctaaaaaaatcaagatCACTGAAAGTTCATATTATATTCAGGGTATTTTAAtggctttaccttgctgtcagacagccattTCCAACAAGTAAATGAAGCCATTATTGCTGCTCTATTCAAAGATTccttttgacaaaaacagtaattttacctcacagacctcggaagctgctggtctacagctgcaTCAATCAGGTAGTTTGCTTGAGTGATTGTGGTTCCCAGTGACtcacaaacgtgtcaagttgGAAAAAACACTATTTTCAAGTACAATGAATTTCCAGCATAGAGCattcattttgaagtgccgtttcctgctgtagattgaGTGAGTGACGGACAGCatcttgacagagacagcaaactagcttgacgacatggacaaacacaagtatgatgctgaatattttttgtggaccttgaactaatgactaaggagaaggctggaccagttgggaaccacggTTTTAAAGGGTTTGTTGAGAGTCACCGaagtcacacattaacacaaacagaGTGATCGAgacagcagtagaccagcaactcctgtgttctgcgaggtaaaattagtgtttttgtgAAAGGAGagtggtggctttgaagagagcagagaCAACGGCTTTAGTTAACCATCGAAGAGGGCCGTCTGAGGacaaggtaaagcagtggaaATATAGTGAACGccagtgtttctcaaatggtgtgctgtGGCGCGCAGTGTGACGTGATGCTAATCCAGGTGTGccatgggattttgtgataacctcacattatttttgtaatattccaCTGGGCCTTTTTAagaagttatgaatgaattttaatCAGCTATTTCAGTATGTTGTACACAGCCGTTCcccaataaagaggcaaactgtagcaaaaaaatgtaatttaatttaatttcacctCACCTAACCGTCACAGGGAACCTCTTTGTCACTGTTTGTTCATTGGTTTGGTGTGGTAATTTTAAGTGTGTGATATATCAGAAGCCCTGAATgtcagccagtgtgagggatgataacaatTAAAAGGCTTTATTGTGCAaagaaaattacaacaaagcccCGGCAAAGATGACCTaccaccaaaagaaaagaaaaagtagaCAATATCACGAAAGCTACttgtcttcttttttctgtatttattgtcttatgtcgtgataagagtGGTAACACAGGttatagaagctattgtgcacagatatgaaTACAGATaggccttgagattttggcttgcgCTTTAACtgatgtagattttttttaggcGGCTTAAGtacgttttgctgctgcccccatccacagcaatacATTGCTTCGTTTTTGTGgcggtactcctgtctgcttctccaaacttaGGGTGTA is a window encoding:
- the dot1l gene encoding histone-lysine N-methyltransferase, H3 lysine-79 specific, with translation MGEKLELKLKSPVGAEPAGYPWPLPVYDKHHDAAHEIIETIRWVCEEIPDLKLAMENYVLIDYDTKSFESMQRLCDKYNRAIDSIHQLWKGTTQPMKLNKRPSNGLLRHILQQVYNHSVTDPEKLNNYEPFSPEVYGETSFDLVAQIIDEMEMMEDDTFVDLGSGVGQVVLQVAAATNCKHYYGVEKADIPATYAESMDKEFKKWMKWYGKKHGEYTLERGDFLSEEWKERIANTSIIFVNNFAFGPEVDHQLKERFANMKEGGKIVSSKPFAPLNFRINSRNLSDIGTIMRVVELSPLRGSVSWTGKPVSYYLHTIDRTILENYFASLKNPKLREEQEAARRRQQKDTKDSKSNSTTPTKPKEQNKQDSCSEEERPTLVTVVKPSAKPRRARLLPKARKLNNKKRGRPKKAAPAAEKKNKKNQSALDLLHAKTLSAAPPQDAYRPPPFYQLPPKVQHYSSSQLLLSPTPPGLQQLLDNIKVQYLQFMSYMKTPQYRSNLQQLLEQEKQKHRDLSGQAEQLHSVCQTHKDKIKGLFQTKLDELGVKALTVEDLLQAQKEISAHNRQLKEQTKQLERDMALLRDHSLLLLKSRCEELKLDWGSLCLESLLKEKQALRRQISEKQRHCLELQISIVELEKRQKQQELFHLKYSPCDGSPYRKSLESRSSNDMDSSKLGLSSAPALNGVSPELSMNGTSSPCLDRANSKGELLSRYLPISPDHEIVPTIPDARQRQQGSSHALPDYTRFSPAKIALRRHLNQDPTASAHLRGPGLNTHRDLGGINSPLGAKLNCPSPNASDAQNKGFERGGKERSPSVQGDNSITSLPISIPLSTVHPSKLPVSIPLASVVLPSRAERLRSTPSPVSQAGQTNGYSSSSGLMNGGPHPEDHNGASSSPPPHPNTPLTGPMGRGGPIQSPPLSTGGVLQYADGPPRILPEEGQDRQGGESDTEPQDSELRRRIFFSSSSSSSSSSSSSGSGGSTAGGSRLHHHTGNKQGYHSNHGNHHHQSPGTQHTQTPTHISSSHSSHGLGSQEGRKRGRRKRSSTVAVNASGSPKRRSFPGLSSNNHSSGSPLNINSMVNNINQPLEISAISSPEQSSRSPSGPDLDQPPILKRERPLELNGTGRYSSAPSSDDEDSGYPADSSSSRIERKIATISLESRDGPGRLGDGERVRKSGSSSGNSTGSEASSSSSLSSTSKWKSTFSPISDPKQPNSDLRQGGSPFGMGGSSRGTDSDSDHKQQHQQVRKGSDGESSSYMNPNPFLSQEAGPRGGGGSGGGGTQGGSGSDQRQALQKQKAPRDWELKTSSSLASQNLFISAAANSGAGILSGKVGGSPVAVSSTTGSSVGQYLGSQFPLGGTSVLQSLFGAQTGGSTVSGTPRLVNGHSALGSFSSAGLAGGAAGGNC